In the genome of Podospora pseudocomata strain CBS 415.72m chromosome 7, whole genome shotgun sequence, the window ggcgagtgtcggactgtgctgctgagtacgacgacgcggttgtcgaaggaagaaagtgcaacaggtattacctgcaaatacagagagtagtgaactgagatgttgtagtctcataaaatactgtaaatgatcaatcttattgactgtcttgacttATTGTTTCttaaggagagaaagaagcagaaaaaaccattgcaattggaagagggctctttatgagcacctgaactcccttatcatccttattcagtaacttgaatctatgatctcattgatgaggtgctcgagtcgctcatgatgcttctcatatctctcattgttcggaggtccggtcaaaagcttgtccggagatccggtgaggagtcctgggagccgttgagaacacttgtgggcgagccgttgagaacaatgtgggcggagaattccataaacaagtgctgtaaaattccatgaataaatgctgcattttaacatAAGTCAATAGCACCGCAGCAAAATCTTGAGCCCATCACATCATCATGATTCTCTCAGTCAAGTAGCTAAAGAAAGACAAAAGGTCAACATCAATTATTCCAAAAACACAGATATTAAAAGGCATCCCCCATATATCTAACTCGGCCTTCTCTCATCCCAAATACAGCATCTCTCTCTGCCTGCCAAGATCTATCTAGTATACATCCAACAAGCTGCAAATGACtaaacaacaaacaaagaTGCTATTTCAATGAACTCCACGCTTTTTTGGTTATCATGAGCTTTTCAAGCGGACCAAAATGCTGCCTTCACACAAGattttcccctcctcccctgatcacctctcctcccctccacaccCCTTTTGCCGctcttttgccttttcttttggttgtGTGTCCAGCCACCCCAGCCAAGTCATAAACCGTCATCAGCTTTGGATCTTGTATGTACATCTGGGTCGTCAGAGAACCGGCTGTCAATCTATGCCgacgcggtggtggtggactcgACGGTGGCCTCGACAACAGCTGAGGGCTGGATCTCGACCACGGCGACGAGGTCCTCGGGCTTGACCTCGGCGATGTAGTTGCCCTTGCCGTTGTAGCCATTGTAGCCATTGTAGCCATTGTAGCCATTGTAGCCACCGTGGCCACTATAGCCAGGGCCGCCATAGCCATTGTGACCAGACTTGTGCCCTTCATTACCGTAGCCAGGACCGCCATAGCCGTTGTGGGCAGACTTGTGCCCTTCGTTGCCATAACCAGGGCCGCCATACCCAGACTGGTGGCCACCATAGTTTTGCCCATCGTGTCCATACTTGTTCCCATCATGACCGTACTTGTTTCCATCATGACCATACTTGTGCCCTTCGTTACCATAGCCAGGGCCACCGTAGCCAGACTCATGAGCGCCATATCCAGAGCCGTGCCCACCGTAGTTGTTGCCGTCAGGGCCACCATAGCCAGAACCGTGAGAGACACCACCGTAGCCGCCCTGGCCGAACCTGTGACCGTCGTGACCATAGCCAGAGTTGTGACCGTCGTACTTGTTGCCATAGCCATCATTGCCGCCATAGACAGAGCCATGGCCACCGTAGTTGTTGCCGAAACCATTGCCGTAGCCGTCGTAGTTGCCATGGCTGTTGTGGGCGCCACCATAGCCGCCGTGACCACTGCCGCCATAGTTGCCACCGGGACCGCCATAACCGGAGCCGTGACCGCCGTAACCGGAACCGTGACCACCATAGTTGTTGCCGTTCCCGTAGTTGTCACCGTGTCCGCCGTAGTTGCCGAGCCCACCATAGTTGTTACCGCGGCCACCATAGTTACCACCAGGTCCATAGTTATTGCCGTGGCCACCGCCATAGCCGCCGTAACCGCCACCGTACCCGCCCTGACCACCATAGCCCCTCTGGCGGCCATCGCAGTTGTCATAGTTGTGGCTATTCTGGTCGCAGTAACCCTCCGAATCATAGCCGGAAGGTGAGTAGCCAGCGCCGTAgccccgaccaccaccatagTTGTTGCCGCCATAGCCGCCATAGCCGCCACCACCGTACCCCTTGCCACCGTGCTTCTCGATCCATCCGGGGGGAACGGGGCGGAGGCAGCGGATGCGGCCGTTGTACTTCTTCTCAAGGTCGTAGCAGCCCTTGAACAGGATGCCAAAGTACTGGCCACCGCACTCGAACTTGCCGTGCTTGTCCTCAAAGCCACCGAAGGCGGCAGCCAGACCGTCAACGTAGACGGACTTGCGGTAGTCGGCTACTTTGGTCTTGAAGAAACATGTGTCAGTAAATCAACAAGCAAGCCTTGATGGGGCAGGGAGGCTTACATCGCAGTTGAGCTTATTGCGGTATTCGTTACCGTTGTTCTTGTTGCAGTCGCAATTGTCATAGACGGTGAAGTCGCTGTAGCTGGCCAGATCCGTGACGGCAGTCAGGTTTAccgcaggaggagggataGTGTTGAGATCGAGCTCGGAGGGAGTCGGGGCCGCTCTGATGCCGTGGGCAAGCACCAAGGCCGCGAGGCCGGTGCGGAGGGTACTCAAAGACATGACGCTGGTACTCAGAATGCTGCTCAAAGAAATGAGGAGAATGCGAGGCTGGTTGACTGGATGaaagagggtgatggaggaatGAGCTGATGGAGGCCTGGGAGAGATACTGGGAGCTGGAGTTCTTATGTTTTGGCTTTGCCCCTATCTTCGCGCCTCATGTGCGGATGGAATGCCCCTTGACCTCATCTCAGCATCATGAACATGACTCTTGGGCTGCTATGGACGAGAGTCCGACTGTTGATGTCCACGATGTGGAGGGGGCTAGGGGATGGGACCATGGTTTTGCTGTCAAGTTTGATCATGGAACACGAGGCCAAGATTGAGTCCGCAGACAACCGATCTGTCGAGTGGTGTTTTCCCTGAATTGGTCCTTGACCGAAGTTAAGTCGCCCCCGTGGCGTCGGAGGTGCGAAAGTCAGAAGAATGGGGACTGAGATATTGGCGAACAAACTGGATTGGCTGCTAAAGTGCGGAGGGCGTGGTGCCTTAGTGTTGGTTTCCTCGCCGCGGTTGCCGCCAAAGCTTCAGTTGCCTTCATGATCGTGGTGGTAGCATTGGTTGCCGTATGTACTTATTTGAGTCAGCATCTTCTGGAGTCTGCCATGACAGAGGGGATGTCCGAAGAGAAGAAAGCGGTCTCTGTGATAGAGTCCTTCTTGACGGCAGTCTCTTTGGTAGctctttccttctctccaCGATGGCTCCTTCCCTGTCTGCGGGCTTTCCCTCTGTGCTCTTTCATTGTCATTCCACCGTTCCTTCTTGACCCTCACggctccttcctcctcttgagTCTTCATTTCCCTTGGCTCCTTCCATTTCACATACGGTACAGGGAGTGTGTATAAAGTGTGCCAACGTTACCTATCTCATATGTAAGTAGGGTACACGCTCCACACATCAATGCTGCTCTGTTCTGCAATTCATCAATCCTTCCCCCTATCTTCGTATCCATCATGTCTCAATAAACCCCTAAACCCCATAAATGTCAAGTAAATCAAGAAAGCAAGCAAGAACACAACCCATTACCAATCCCAAGCAAAACAAACCCACCGCTAGACTCCAAACCCAAAACTCCAGACCATGCCCTCTTCTTCACTCGACCCATCCCACTGTCGATTCACGTAACCTTACAAAGCAGCTCCGCCTCCAGAATGAACTTTCCCTCCTTGTACTTCTCCGAGCTCTCATACGCCCTGTCATACTTCCACCCCACCACATCCTTGCACTGCCGGCACTGTATATCCCTCACGACATGCCTCCCCGTCGTCATGTTGCGTTCCGAGGGGTCGCCCGTCTCGACGTTGACGACCGTGTTGAAGAGGTAGGCTTTGCCATGTTGGCCGCGGAAGTTCTGATGGTGGGAAATAGGCGAGCGGTTAGCGAGTCCCCTGTTGTacaaggagggggtggaggagaagggacaatggaaggggaaggacATACCCGCGAAATGATGTCATGGGCGTTAGCCAAGTGTGCCTTACAGTTCTTGCAGCCGTAGATGACGTCCGAGTTGAGGTAGGTGTTGTATGTTAGGCCCATGGTtgcggttttgggggggcggCTCCCTTGGACCACTCTCCCTGCCTAGCTAGCTGGCGATGGGTAGCTTGATTTCTTGTGTCTTGTTTTACTTTGGTTAtggctgttgctggcttGGGCCGATATGGATGTGGTAGTTGTTAGCGACAGCGGTATTCTGTGAGGTGCGAACAGGACAGATAAACACGAATAGACAGGCGGTAAGGCAGCACGAGTCGACAGCAGCCAGGAAAGCACGGGATCTGGTTCGGATATCGGATACTGGCTCTCTCGAATCAACACCTCGGGATCGGGGATCGCTATCGGGGGCGTCGGGAGTGTCGGGATTGGGCTACTTCGGCAGCGGTAATGAACAAGTGATGAAACAGACGACAGTACAGGTGCAGTAGATTTCCCAAGACAAGGCAAACAAACACAAGAAAATAGTTGGGAAGTTATCACGGGACGAACCCCCGAACCTTGATGGATAGGATGGAGAAACAAGCAAATGGCAAGCAAGTGTAATGATGACCAGCGATAAGACAAGGGCGCGTGGGCACACCTGGCAGCGTTGATAAAGGACGAGGTTCCCAGTGAAGGCCAAGGGTGACCGCCGCATTTGGGGGAACGCCGGAACGACGTCACGAGCATTAGCCCCCAGGCGGAGCTGTTGGGTGTTGTCAAATGCGGGGTCGACTTCTCCCCCTGTCACTGAGCAGCATGCTGAGTGCCGTGTAACCCCCTGAATggtaacaacaacacaccgAAGAGAAGCTGAAATGCAACCGTGGAATGGAAATATAGATGATCAAATATTTACAATATGAATGTTGTTGTATGAGATCCAAAATATTCTTGGTATCtatcttctcatcatcatcaggcTTGTCTAAGCCTTTTACTTCCTCTCCTGAATCGCTGCGCGATACCTCGGGTGAGCGCCAAAATCGAATCATCCCAACTCCagaaaaacaaagaaaaaataTGTACAATAGAATGAAAATAAATATGCAATGCCCCCTACCTCCTCTCACTCCCCTTTCATCTCCTATCGTGTGACTACCACGAAAaggcctcctccacaaagtCCACGGCTCCGTTATACTGCTTATTTCTCACTGCCCGCCTGACCTCATCGCTCAGCGCGCCTGGCCCGCACACAGTCACAGCCATGGTGCCGATCTggttctccatctccataCCCAGCAGTGTGTCGATGTTGGGCCGGCCGGGGAACATCTGTACTGTTGAGCTGGGGCTGTGAATTTCCTTGGTCGAGCGAGGCCTGCTGACGAACAACATGATCTTGAGAACCTCGCGGCGCTTCTCCATGGCCAGAATCTCGGTCATCCAGGGGCGAATCCATTCGAGGTGCTCAGGAGTCTGGATCACCCAGACCATGATGACCTTGCGAGCAGCAACTGTCCCGTTGCTATAACCAGCGACGAGATCGCGGACGTGGGGAACGGCCTGGGtcacaccaacaccaccggcaaaGAGCATGACTGTTCCGTACGAGTGAAGTTGGTGAGAGCCGCGATAGGGACCCTCGACAAGACAACGGGTAACAAGCTTTCcgtcggggttggcggcCGCGCGGCTGTAGAGCGCACCAGTGAAGCCGGTGCGGCCACGGATAATGAAAGAAACAGACGTCTTCTTCTGATACAAGACATCGTGGCGGTCCATCGGGAGACCCTTTTCACCGTCGAGCTGCTCAACTTCGTCGCTCCAGGCTACGGTGAAAGGGTGAGATTGCCAGAAACCGATAGATGGCATGTAAAGGTAGGCGTGCTGTCCGGGCCGGAAATCCCAAGGGCGGGCCATGCTGACAGTCACGCGGCAGGCACCGCCAGGGAGAGCCTCAACGAGAGTCTTGGTCCCACCGGCTCCGATGTTGCGATATCCGACACGAAGGAAACGGGCAGCACGGTCAAAGATCCACAGGGCACAAACGGCGTAGAGATACTTGAGCTGTGGGAGCTTCTTGAGGTCGAGGTGGTACCAGAG includes:
- a CDS encoding hypothetical protein (EggNog:ENOG5039Z82), which encodes MSLSTLRTGLAALVLAHGIRAAPTPSELDLNTIPPPAVNLTAVTDLASYSDFTVYDNCDCNKNNGNEYRNKLNCDTKVADYRKSVYVDGLAAAFGGFEDKHGKFECGGQYFGILFKGCYDLEKKYNGRIRCLRPVPPGWIEKHGGKGYGGGGYGGYGGNNYGGGRGYGAGYSPSGYDSEGYCDQNSHNYDNCDGRQRGYGGQGGYGGGYGGYGGGHGNNYGPGGNYGGRGNNYGGLGNYGGHGDNYGNGNNYGGHGSGYGGHGSGYGGPGGNYGGSGHGGYGGAHNSHGNYDGYGNGFGNNYGGHGSVYGGNDGYGNKYDGHNSGYGHDGHRFGQGGYGGVSHGSGYGGPDGNNYGGHGSGYGAHESGYGGPGYGNEGHKYGHDGNKYGHDGNKYGHDGQNYGGHQSGYGGPGYGNEGHKSAHNGYGGPGYGNEGHKSGHNGYGGPGYSGHGGYNGYNGYNGYNGYNGKGNYIAEVKPEDLVAVVEIQPSAVVEATVESTTTASA
- the MOH1 gene encoding protein yippee-like moh1 (EggNog:ENOG503P31J; COG:S), whose product is MGLTYNTYLNSDVIYGCKNCKAHLANAHDIISRNFRGQHGKAYLFNTVVNVETGDPSERNMTTGRHVVRDIQCRQCKDVVGWKYDRAYESSEKYKEGKFILEAELLCKVT
- a CDS encoding hypothetical protein (COG:P; COG:Q; EggNog:ENOG503P0V8) — encoded protein: MSVSVPGNATAGAQAGGGGHGAAAGGATSSVDHAVVNKMLSHYLLIVLGAVSGALLIWRVTTVLVRYVRTVTCLHNDQQRYFAKPSHNYSWFQKNILYAPIFSKRHNREFQISSALNVGTLPSRLQLFFLLAYLGTNVAFCVMTIDFSGPLGQVAALIRNRTGYLAVVNMVPLFLMAGRNNPLINLLGISFDTFNLLHRWFGRIVMLESVAHTVAWLVGNASKNGWSAAFNTAITVKFLMWGFISTCAMIALCIQASSIFRHAYYETFKIAHIALAILAVLGLWYHLDLKKLPQLKYLYAVCALWIFDRAARFLRVGYRNIGAGGTKTLVEALPGGACRVTVSMARPWDFRPGQHAYLYMPSIGFWQSHPFTVAWSDEVEQLDGEKGLPMDRHDVLYQKKTSVSFIIRGRTGFTGALYSRAAANPDGKLVTRCLVEGPYRGSHQLHSYGTVMLFAGGVGVTQAVPHVRDLVAGYSNGTVAARKVIMVWVIQTPEHLEWIRPWMTEILAMEKRREVLKIMLFVSRPRSTKEIHSPSSTVQMFPGRPNIDTLLGMEMENQIGTMAVTVCGPGALSDEVRRAVRNKQYNGAVDFVEEAFSW